A single Perca flavescens isolate YP-PL-M2 chromosome 2, PFLA_1.0, whole genome shotgun sequence DNA region contains:
- the abcg2b gene encoding broad substrate specificity ATP-binding cassette transporter ABCG2b, which yields MSKGEQIVPGVDEYFQERGPTVTFSNLHYCVHETRFCRKRGPEKNILNDVCGIMRPGMNAIMGATGSGKTSLLDVIAGRKDPAGLKQGKVLVDGKAVTSELRLSSAYVVQDDILMGTLSVRENLLFSANLRLNPRHHSSSDKKSRVDAIIQDLGLTDCADTKIGTEFLRGVSGGERKRCSIGMELITSPSLLFLDEPTTGLDSNTANCIINLLHRLSRKGKTVIFSIHQPRYSIFRQFDHLTLMHKGEVVYAGAAAHALEYFTNLGYQIQSFDNPADFFMDITNGEAKSTSESLTAVEYKNSLANKYRQSQLCQNVLEELGHVDQRIAEGAKGHDKAAEYATSFFYQMRVVCGRTVQNSLRNPQTSYAQLALNIFFAILVGLIYYQMPLTLPEALQNRSGAFFFLIINMVFGNLSAVELFINERAIFIHENSSGYYRTSVYFLSKIFADLIPNRIIPIFVFSAIAYYMMGLKPAFEAFMCFALTMSLVSLAGVSLAFLVSASVSSFAMANILIALPFVFMMVFGGFLVNLNAMLSWLSWLKWISIFRYGLNAAFINEMSGQLFYSNTTIIPGELFLKSQGIDYSVWGFWQNQVALLGIILICMFLAYIQLRRINRWK from the exons ATGTCTAAGGGGGAGCAGATTGTTCCCGGTGTTGATGAGTATTTCCAGGAACGAGGGCCAACTGTCACGTTCAGCAACTTGCACTACTGTGTTCATGAGACGAGGTTCTGCCGCAAGAGAGGTCCTGAAAAAAACATCCTCAACGATGTATG TGGCATCATGAGACCTGGGATGAATGCCATCATGGGCGCCACCGGAAGTGGGAAAACATC acTCCTGGATGTAATTGCAGGAAGAAAAGACCCAGCTGGACTGAAGCAAGGAAAAGTGTTGGTGGATGGCAAAGCCGTCACGTCTGAACTCAGGCTCAGCTCTGCCTATGTGGTCCAg GATGATATCCTGATGGGCACTCTGTCTGTGAGGGAGAATCTTCTGTTCAGTGCCAATCTGCGTCTCAACCCTCGGCATCACTCGTCCTCAGATAAAAAAAGCAGAGTAGATGCCATTATACAAGACCTGGGCCTGACAGACTGTGCAGACACTAAG ataGGGACAGAGTTTCTGCGTGGCGTATCTGGAGGTGAAAGGAAGAGGTGCAGCATCGGGATGGAGCTCAtcacctctccctctctgctgtTTCTGGATGAACCGACCACCGGGTTGGATTCTAACACTGCAAATTGTATCATCAATCTACTGCACAG GCTGTCCAGAAAAGGTAAGACTGTGATCTTCTCCATCCACCAGCCACGCTACTCCATCTTTAGACAGTTTGACCATCTGACTCTGATGCATAAAGGGGAGGTGGTGTACGCAGGAGCAGCAGCCCATGCACTGGAATACTTTACAAAccttg GCTACCAAATTCAGTCCTTCGACAACCCTGCTGATTTCTTCATGGACATCACAAATGGAGAGGCAAAATCAACATCAGAATCACTTACTGCAG TAGAGTATAAAAACTCACTGGCAAACAAGTACAGACAGTCCCAACTGTGCCAGAATGTGCTTGAGGAGTTAGGCCATGTGGACCAGCGCATTGCTGAAGGGGCCAAAGGTCATGACAAGGCAGCAGAATATGCTACCTCTTTCTTCTATCAG ATGCGTGTGGTGTGTGGCAGGACAGTGCAGAACTCTCTGAGGAACCCTCAGACCTCTTATGCCCAGTTGGCTCTCAACATCTTCTTTGCAATTCTGGTGGGACTCATTTATTACCAAATGCCCTTAACATTGCCCGAGGCTTTACAGAACAG GAGTGGAGCGTTCTTCTTCCTTATCATCAACATGGTGTTTGGGAATCTCTCTGCTGTTGAACTCTTTATCAATGAAAGGGCAATCTTCAT TCACGAGAACTCCAGTGGCTATTACCGTACTTCGGTCTACTTCTTGTCCAAGATCTTCGCTGATCTCATCCCCAACCGTATCATCCCCATCTTTGTGTTTTCAGCCATAGCCTACTATATGATGG GATTGAAGCCTGCCTTCGAGGCCTTCATGTGTTTCGCCCTGACCATGTCTCTGGTCAGTCTGGCAGGAGTCAGTTTGGCCTTCCTCGTCTCAGCGAGTGTATCTTCCTTTGCCATGGCTAACATCCTCATTGCTCTACCCTTTGTCTTCATGATG GTCTTTGGTGGTTTTCTTGTCAATCTCAATGCTATGCTGAGCTGGCTCTCCTGGCTGAAATGGATCAGTATCTTCAGATATGGACTGAAT GCTGCATTCATCAACGAGATGTCAGGACAGTTGTTCTACAGCAACACGACCAT TATCCCAGGGGAGCTGTTCCTTAAAAGCCAGGGCATCGACTACTCTGTGTGGGGCTTCTGGCAGAACCAGGTGGCTCTGCTGGGAATCATATTGATCTGCATGTTCCTGGCCTACATTCAGCTGCGACGAATCAACCGCTGGAAATGA
- the LOC114572903 gene encoding uncharacterized protein LOC114572903 isoform X1: protein MAEDASEDLASPSQSVSSLVASSFFFQHFNSKTELLTYLILCVAKMPFIPSAVSISRSVSGLTGKERPIHNTSSTTTLTKVPKEDKASSSVKERLASNLKQLGKKSQPRSHLPTAKGVSGTELLAKRRERLLPSSQTVSFLASNTGVSLSKTQQNKHVSQSSVKTEPEMKTRARHHKEGRFTLTLTPEAVLLLQRRNNERNQHSASRNAGSGGGLSGSASDSRSRRENVSKRHQPATQRHSTPNSRVTAKKNSDAELGDISSIVKISLLNEQHKYDDVEYEEEDHGVDECVVLKCTEWLRGLENTPVTVGRSLTKSAIGVKSF from the coding sequence ATGGCCGAGGATGCATCAGAGGATCTCGCCTCCCCCAGTCAATCAGTTTCCTCATTAGTGgcctcttcttttttctttcagcaCTTTAACAGCAAAACTGAACTCCTCACCTATTTGATCCTGTGTGTTGCCAAAATGCCATTCATTCCATCTGCTGTGTCCATTTCACGCTCTGTGTCAGGACTGACCGGGAAGGAGAGACCTATCCACAACACTTCATCTACAACTACTTTGACCAAGGTCCCAAAAGAAGATAAAGCCAGCAGCTCCGTGAAGGAGCGACTGGCTTCGAACCTCAAGCAGCTGGGGAAGAAGAGCCAACCCAGGAGTCATCTGCCAACCGCCAAAGGAGTGTCAGGGACAGAGCTGCTTGCAAAGAGAAGGGAGAGATTGCTGCCTTCATCACAAACAGTCAGCTTCTTAGCATCCAACACGGGCGTGTCCCTGTCTAAGACgcagcagaacaaacatgtgAGCCAGAGCTCTGTGAAGACTGAGCCAGAGATGAAGACGAGGGCCAGGCATCACAAGGAGGGCCGTTTCACACTGACTCTCACACCTGAAGctgtcctgctgctgcagcgGAGGAACAATGAGAGAAATCAACATTCAGCGTCCAGAAATGCCGGAAGTGGAGGAGGCCTTTCTGGAAGCGCCTCAGATTCCAGAAGCAGGAGGGAAAACGTCTCTAAAAGGCATCAACcagcaacacagagacacagcacTCCAAACAGCAGagtcactgctaaaaaaaacagtgatgcTGAACTGGGAGACATAAGCTCAATTGTGAAAATCTCACTTCTGAATGAGCAACATAAGTATGATGATGTGGAGTATGAGGAAGAGGACCATGGTGTGGATGAGTGCGTAGTGCTGAAATGTACAGAGTGGCTCCGTGGGTTGGAAAACACACCGGTAACAGTGGGACGCAGCCTGACTAAGAGTGCAATTGGTGTGAAAAGTTTCTAA
- the LOC114572903 gene encoding cell death-inducing p53-target protein 1 isoform X2: MESLKVHVQLPSPPPYFLQDESQTGQDGRIYHIYPPFSPPPPLQFSFSPGVGSTQTHLPLTVSALPQATPKLNFVSYETELYRCPAWTTCPSCQTRVTTQVTYKVGRQAWLICLVFVLCGLVLGCCLIPFFVNYFKDAYHTCPRCRRVLHIQRRTCCE; the protein is encoded by the exons ATGGAATCATTAAAAGTACATGTGCAGTTACCTTCACCTCCACCGTACTTCTTACAAG ATGAAAGTCAAACTGGGCAAGATGGGAGGATCTACCATATTTACCCACCTTTCAGCCCTCCACCACCCCTTCAATTCTCCTTTTCTCCTGGAGTTGGCTCCACCCAAACACACTTGCCTCTAACAG TGTCTGCTCTCCCTCAAGCTACTCCAAAGCTGAATTTTGTGAGCTATGAAACGGAGCTGTATCGCTGTCCAGCTTGGACAACATGCCCCTCTTGTCAGACTCGGGTCACCACGCAGGTCACCTACAAAGTTGGGAGGCAGGCGTGGCTCAtttgtcttgtgtttgtgttatgcgG GTTGGTGCTTGGATGCTGCCTGATTCCATTTTTTGTGAACTATTTTAAGGATGCCTATCACACATGTCCCCGCTGTCGACGGGTCCTCCATATACAAAGGAGGACATGCTGTGAATGA
- the arpc1a gene encoding actin-related protein 2/3 complex subunit 1A: MSLHQFLLEPITCHAWNRDRTQIAISPNNHEVHIYKKSGNQWVKTHELKEHNGHITGIDWAPKSDRIVTCGADRNAYVWSQKEGVWKPTLVILRINRAATFVKWSPLENKFAVGSGARLISVCYFESENDWWVSKHIKKPVRSTILSLDWHPNNILLAAGSCDFKCRVFSAYIKEVEEKPGPTPWGSKMPFGAVLAEFGGAGGGGWVHSVSFSASGNRLAWVSHDSTVTVVDSSKTASPSQLKTEFLPLLSVIFVSENSLVAAGHDCCPMLFRCDDGGALTFVSKLDLPKQSIQRNISAMERFRNMDKRATTEDRNTALDTLHQNSITQVSIYEGDKRDCRKFCTTGIDGAMTIWDFKSLEASIQGLRIM; encoded by the exons ATGTCACTTCATCAGTTTCTGTTGGAACCCATCACATGCCACGCGTGGAACCGCGACAGGACAC AAATAGCCATCAGTCCAAATAACCATGAAGTCCATATCTACAAGAAGAGTGGCAACCAGTGGGTTAAAACCCATGAGCTGAAGGAGCACAATGGACACATAACAG GTATTGACTGGGCTCCCAAAAGTGACCGTATAGTGACATGTGGAGCAGACCGTAATGCATATGTGTGGTCCCAGAAGGAAGGGGTATGGAAGCCAACACTGGTCATCCTCAGGATCAACCGAGCTGCCACCTTCGTCAAGTGGTCTCCACTGGAGAACAAGTTTGCAGTTGGAAGTGGTGCTCGACTCATATCTGTCTGCTACTTTGAGTCTGAGAATGACTG GTGGGTGAGCAAGCACATCAAGAAGCCAGTACGCTCCACCATCCTCAGTCTGGACTGGCATCCCAACAACATCCTGCTGGCTGCTGGATCCTGTGACTTCAAATGCAG GGTGTTCTCAGCCTACATTAAGGAGGTGGAAGAGAAACCAGGCCCCACACCCTGGGGCAGCAAGATGCCATTTGGCGCTGTGCTAGCAGAATTTGGAGGAGCGG GTGGAGGGGGTTGGGTccactctgtctctttctcagcCTCTGGTAATCGCCTGGCCTGGGTCAGCCATGATAGCACTGTCACTGTGGTGGACAGCTCCAAGACTGCCAG TCCCTCACAGCTGAAGACGGAGTTCCTTCCTCTCCTCAGTGTCATTTTTGTTTCAGAAAACAGTCTAGTAGCTGCG GGCCACGACTGTTGCCCCATGCTGTTCCGATGCGACGATGGTGGAGCGCTGACATTTGTGTCAAAGCTTGACCTCCCCAAGCAGAGTATCCAGAGGAACATCTCTGCCATGGAGCGCTTCAGGAACATGGACAAAAGAGCCACCACCGAGGACCGCAACACTGCCCTGGACACACTGCACCAGAACAGCATCAC CCAAGTGTCGATCTATGAAGGAGATAAAAGGGATTGTCGCAAGTTCTGCACCACAGGCATCGATGGAGCAATGACCATTTGGGACTTCAag AGTCTAGAAGCTTCTATCCAGGGTCTCCGCATCATGTGA